TTCAGGTTGTTGCCAGTGGTAAGCAAATGCAACAACAGACTCAACATTTGCACGTTGGGCAGGCATTGCAAGTGAGTGGTTTTTTAAATCGCCACGAAGGTCGTAACGGCCTTAGCCAATTGGTTTTGCATGCTCAGCATATAGAAAGAATTATTTGAGGAATTAATCTCATGGCACGTTATTTCAGACGTCGTAAGTTCTGCCGCTTTAAAGCGGAAGGCGTACAACAAATCGATTACAAAGATCTAGCTACTCTTAGAAACTATGTTACAGAAAGTGGCAAAATCGTACCTAGCCGTATTACAGGTACTAGCGCTAAATACCAGCGCCAGCTAGCAACTGCTATTAAGCGTGCTCGCTACTTAGCCCTTCTTCCATACACTGACTTACATAAGTAAGCAGCGGATTAACAGTTTTTAAAAGGTGTAGAAACATGCAAGTTATTCTACTAGATAAGATCGCTAACCTAGGTGGCCTAGGTGACCAGGTTGTTGTTAAATCTGGCTTCGCACGTAACTTCCTTTTCCCGCAAGGTAAGGCAGTTCCTGCAACTAAAGCAAACATTGAAACGTTTGATGCTCGTCGCGCAGACTTAGAAGCGAAAATCGCTGAACAGTTAACTGCAGCACAAGCACGCGCTGACAAACTAGAAGCATTAGCAGAAGTTACTTTAGTATCTAAAGCTGGTGACGAAGGTAAGCTATTCGGTTCAATCGGTACTCGTGACATCGCTGACGCTATCTCAGCTGTTGGTGTTGAAGTTGCTAAATCAGAAGTTCGTTTACCTCTAGGTACTATCCGTGAGACTGGCGAATTTGACGTTGCAATCGCAGTACACTCAGACGTAACAGCTACTATTAAAGTAATCGTTATTGCTGAAGCTTAATTTTTAATTAAGCCCAAAAAGCCGTGCTTTTAGCGCGGCTTTTTTGTGTCTAAAATTCCTCTAAACTCTTTCTAATTTTTCCCCAATAAATATTTTTATTATTTATTTAAACCTTTCTTGCCTGTCTTTGCGTCTTACTTATCAATAAACTAAAAGCATAAAAATAATTAAAAGGCGACATCACGGATGTTACACGTTAAACCCGAAAACGCGCCCATGTGCGAAGCTGCCTTAATTGAGCAAGTTAAGTCGGGCGACCAAAGCGCATACAAAACGTTATATGAGTTGCATATAAAGCGTGTTTACGGTTTATGCTTGCGCTTATTAGCCGATGAAGCACATGCACAAGATGCAGCCCAAGAGGTGTTTGTGCAGGTATGGTATAAAATAGCGCAGTTTGACGGGCGTTCTCAGTTTTCTACTTGGTTATACAGTGTGGCAAGTAACGTGGCGATTAGTTATGTACGCAAACATAAAAGCTGGCTTAATAAAGTAATAAGTTTTGAACAAAGCGGCATGGATGAGCAAAGCGCACAAAGCTGTAAAGGCTTAAATGGGTTAGATAAATTAATTATTCGCTTACCAGAGCGCGCCCGTATGGTGTTTGTTTTATACGCCATTGAAGGCTACCGCCACGAAGAAATAGCCAAGCAACTAGGTATGGCTGTAGGGTCGAGCAAATCGCAATATCATCGTGCAAGGCAGTTGTTACAAGAGTGGTACGAGTATGAGTAAACAAAATTTTGATGACTACTTAAACGAGTCTTTAAATAACTTAAATAAAGACATAGCACCTAATAAACCGCTTTGGGCGGGTATAGAGCATGCCATAGTAACGGCAAAACCGAGTGCTAATAAAGCCCCTTTGTGGCCAAAATTAACCGCTATTGCTGCTTGCAGTGTGGCCGCCTTGCTTGCTGTAAATATGTTTATAAACAATAACGAGCCAAACCAAGTCATGGTTATGAGCGATTATTTTAAAGCGCAAAAGCAAAGTTTATTAGTGCAGTATAAAAACCAAGATGCACTTACCAATAACTGGCAGGCACAGCTACAAGAACTTGAAGAAGCAGAGCGGGCAATTAAACAAGCGCTTGAAAACGAGCCTCAAAACCAAGCGTTACTCACCATGCTGGCGCAAGTTTACCAGCAACAACTCGATTTAATTAACAAGGTGCATGCACCGCGTTGGCAGCAAATATAGGGGAATAACATGAAAGCAATTTTACTCGGATTAAGTCTATTACCACTAAGCGTTATAGCGGGTGACAAAATAGATAAGCAAATAGAGGTGCCAAGCGGTGGTACTATTTTTATTGAAAACCAGCGCGGCGATGTAAACATAACCGGCTGGGATAAAAATGAGTTTAAAGTATCTGGCGAGCTTGATGATAAGGCACAAGGGTTTGAGCTAAAAACCACGGGCGATAAAACCGAGTTTATAGTAAAAATGCCACGCCACTTGGGTTGGGGAAGCAATGGCGATGGCTCTAACTTAACTGTATTTATGCCAAAAAGCAGTAGTTTAGAGTTTGCAGGTGTTAATGTGTCGGTGGTGGCTAAAACCCTTAATAACGGTGCTGAAGTAGATGTAGTTAACGGTGAAATTACCGTTGATGATATTACTGGCAATATTAAGCTCACCACGGTAAATGGTGATGTAAACGCAGAAAACTTAAACGGTAATATTCAATTTGAAACCGTAAACGGTGAAATCAACGATAGGCAATCAACTGGAGAACTACGTTTTAGTGCTGTAAATGGTGATATTAAATCAAACTCAACAGCAAGTGATATACGATTAGAAAACGTCAACGGCGATATCGATTTTACATTATCGAGCATTAAAAATTTACGTATAAATACCGTAAATGGCGAAGCAGAAGTACACATTAAAGAGCTGTTAAAAGGTGGCGATGTGCGTTTTGAGTCGGTAAGTGGCGATGCTGATTTTTACTTCCCGCAAAGTGTATCGGCTAAATTTGAAATTAAAGCCCATGCTAATGGTAAAATTATTAATAAAGTAACCCGCGATAAAGTAAGCAAAGCTAAATACGGCCCTTCAAGCGATTTAGAGTTTAGCGCAAATGGCGGCAATGCAAACGTTGAAATGGATACCATAAGCGGGCGCATAGAGGTTCGTACTAAATAGTGTATTTAGCGTGTATGATTACAAAAAGCAGGAAAAGATTTCCTGCTTTGCTATTTGCACAGCCCCGCCAAGTCGATAGAATAGAGCCATTCAATTTTAGTACTGTGAAGTTATGGCCAAACCAGATAAGCAAGTCGATACCCTTAAAGTTCCTCCCCATTCAATAGAAGCTGAACAATCTGTTTTAGGCGGCTTAATGCTTGATAACCAAGCTTATGACCGCGTAGCTGAGCTTGTTGTATCGCAGGACTTTTATACCCGTACGCACAAGTTAATTTTTGAGGCGATGACGGCGCTTGCTGAAATTGGCGATCCGATAGATTTAATTACCATTTCTGAAAGCCTAGAAAAAAATAATCAACTTGCTGGTATTGGTGGTTTTGCTTACTTAGCTGAAATAGCTAA
The sequence above is drawn from the Pseudoalteromonas espejiana DSM 9414 genome and encodes:
- the priB gene encoding primosomal replication protein N, producing MVSPYMNQLVISGVVCKTPKFSQSPAGIPHCIFVVEHKSMQTEADLNRNSYVRLQVVASGKQMQQQTQHLHVGQALQVSGFLNRHEGRNGLSQLVLHAQHIERII
- a CDS encoding RNA polymerase sigma factor, which produces MLHVKPENAPMCEAALIEQVKSGDQSAYKTLYELHIKRVYGLCLRLLADEAHAQDAAQEVFVQVWYKIAQFDGRSQFSTWLYSVASNVAISYVRKHKSWLNKVISFEQSGMDEQSAQSCKGLNGLDKLIIRLPERARMVFVLYAIEGYRHEEIAKQLGMAVGSSKSQYHRARQLLQEWYEYE
- the rplI gene encoding 50S ribosomal protein L9, translating into MQVILLDKIANLGGLGDQVVVKSGFARNFLFPQGKAVPATKANIETFDARRADLEAKIAEQLTAAQARADKLEALAEVTLVSKAGDEGKLFGSIGTRDIADAISAVGVEVAKSEVRLPLGTIRETGEFDVAIAVHSDVTATIKVIVIAEA
- the rpsR gene encoding 30S ribosomal protein S18 translates to MARYFRRRKFCRFKAEGVQQIDYKDLATLRNYVTESGKIVPSRITGTSAKYQRQLATAIKRARYLALLPYTDLHK
- a CDS encoding DUF4097 family beta strand repeat-containing protein; translated protein: MKAILLGLSLLPLSVIAGDKIDKQIEVPSGGTIFIENQRGDVNITGWDKNEFKVSGELDDKAQGFELKTTGDKTEFIVKMPRHLGWGSNGDGSNLTVFMPKSSSLEFAGVNVSVVAKTLNNGAEVDVVNGEITVDDITGNIKLTTVNGDVNAENLNGNIQFETVNGEINDRQSTGELRFSAVNGDIKSNSTASDIRLENVNGDIDFTLSSIKNLRINTVNGEAEVHIKELLKGGDVRFESVSGDADFYFPQSVSAKFEIKAHANGKIINKVTRDKVSKAKYGPSSDLEFSANGGNANVEMDTISGRIEVRTK